A region from the Spiroplasma taiwanense CT-1 genome encodes:
- a CDS encoding Mbov_0401 family ICE element transposase-like protein, translating to MNKRIELIKNIQKLCFDQINFFKEIHEEFLKKAIEKLISKFISMDLEIKNSIERINKGWYVKDTRLRKQKTIYGAICFPRKTYQNKHTKEYKYLVDDQINIKKYKRLIPSLEVEILNRVGNGNRYCDIIDSLRDADISEQTISNVVKRFNISDEALLDLECNKIDVLDKPYIYLETDDTFPIFKFDKKKQEYRVRLLTVHTGSRKGLHKRNYLENKRVDYLLVKNGETIKTNKYAQRISRLLNKWFSNVEGKRLILLGDAAQWIPNLATEMNAKYVLDKFHLLKLLKAIFPIRGRKNDIVDKYRYFFIVWENKY from the coding sequence GTGAATAAAAGGATTGAATTAATAAAAAATATACAAAAATTATGTTTTGATCAAATTAATTTTTTTAAAGAAATACATGAAGAATTTTTAAAAAAGGCAATAGAAAAACTAATTAGTAAATTTATATCTATGGATTTAGAAATAAAGAATAGTATTGAAAGAATAAACAAGGGTTGATATGTAAAAGATACAAGACTTAGGAAGCAAAAAACCATTTATGGAGCAATTTGTTTTCCAAGAAAAACGTATCAAAATAAGCATACGAAAGAATATAAATATTTAGTTGATGATCAAATAAATATTAAAAAGTATAAAAGATTAATACCAAGTTTAGAAGTTGAAATTTTAAATAGAGTAGGAAATGGTAATAGATATTGTGACATTATTGATTCATTGAGAGATGCAGATATAAGTGAGCAAACTATTTCAAATGTAGTAAAGAGATTCAATATTTCTGATGAAGCTCTATTAGATTTGGAATGCAATAAAATTGATGTTTTAGATAAACCATATATTTATTTGGAAACAGATGATACCTTTCCAATTTTTAAATTTGATAAAAAAAAGCAAGAATATAGAGTCCGCTTATTAACTGTGCATACAGGTTCTAGAAAAGGTTTGCATAAACGAAATTATTTAGAAAATAAAAGAGTTGATTATTTATTAGTTAAAAATGGTGAAACAATCAAAACTAATAAATATGCTCAAAGAATCAGCCGACTATTAAATAAGTGGTTTAGCAATGTTGAAGGAAAACGATTAATTTTACTTGGAGATGCGGCACAATGGATTCCAAATTTAGCTACAGAAATGAATGCTAAATATGTATTAGATAAATTTCATTTATTAAAACTTTTAAAAGCTATTTTTCCTATTCGTGGAAGAAAAAATGATATAGTTGATAAATATAGATATTTTTTTATAGTTTGAGAAAACAAATATTAG
- a CDS encoding PTS transporter subunit EIIC, giving the protein MNYPWKIAYTSQVISAIGIAIIGAYLNIWIKRVSPNVINQITVPTITILGSFTIRLFIIGPVGYVIGSAIGIAFQWALTDGIAKYFFVIIIGLFHAGFVITGMYHLLNAVILQNVAQNWGDFIFMSICAQAIGQGSAVIGWMILNRKDPKTKEVGTALVVSAYLGVTEPALYGVNLKYLFPFIAGSISTAIALEICVMSGVTAQSIGNGSWLGILSVQINSKVEGVKTWAGTAYLWFMIANIVNAALVISLSYIFGKMKFFKKFDPNFVELKNENKKIKNKEKIVA; this is encoded by the coding sequence ATGAATTATCCTTGAAAAATAGCCTATACTTCTCAAGTAATTTCTGCAATTGGTATTGCAATAATTGGTGCATATTTAAATATTTGAATTAAAAGAGTATCACCAAATGTTATTAATCAAATTACTGTTCCAACAATAACAATTCTTGGTTCTTTCACTATAAGATTATTTATTATTGGACCAGTTGGATATGTAATTGGTTCTGCAATTGGTATTGCATTTCAATGAGCTTTAACTGATGGGATTGCAAAATACTTTTTTGTTATTATAATTGGTTTATTTCACGCTGGATTTGTAATTACAGGAATGTATCACTTACTAAATGCAGTAATTTTACAAAATGTTGCTCAAAATTGAGGAGACTTTATTTTTATGAGTATTTGTGCTCAAGCAATTGGACAAGGAAGTGCTGTAATTGGGTGAATGATTCTAAATAGAAAAGACCCAAAAACAAAAGAAGTTGGAACTGCTTTAGTTGTTTCTGCCTATCTTGGAGTAACTGAACCTGCACTTTATGGTGTAAATTTAAAATATTTATTCCCTTTTATAGCTGGTTCAATTTCAACCGCTATTGCTTTAGAAATTTGTGTAATGTCTGGGGTAACAGCACAATCAATTGGAAATGGAAGTTGATTGGGAATTTTAAGTGTACAAATTAATTCAAAAGTAGAAGGAGTTAAAACATGAGCTGGTACTGCATACTTATGATTTATGATTGCCAATATTGTAAATGCAGCATTAGTTATTTCACTTTCTTATATATTTGGAAAAATGAAATTCTTTAAAAAATTTGATCCAAATTTTGTGGAATTAAAAAATGAAAATAAAAAAATTAAAAATAAAGAAAAAATAGTTGCATAA